A single region of the Populus nigra chromosome 2, ddPopNigr1.1, whole genome shotgun sequence genome encodes:
- the LOC133681611 gene encoding uncharacterized protein LOC133681611: MKVAMGHPLKLVVLEQTTSLHATFVVIDRHLKKNKAFYADRLPSNAVIMNSDGGVDMLKIRSTDLSCSTPEQSPATLNIPLPPQIMISEELSVLLRSRIHQQAADNDHKKDN, from the coding sequence ATGAAGGTTGCGATGGGGCATCCCTTGAAGCTTGTGGTTCTCGAGCAAACCACAAGTCTTCATGCAACCTTTGTTGTTATCGACAGGCATCTGAAAAAGAACAAAGCATTCTATGCCGACAGACTGCCAAGCAATGCAGTTATAATGAACAGTGATGGAGGTGTTGACATGCTGAAAATCCGATCTACCGATCTCTCATGTTCAACTCCAGAACAATCCCCAGCAACTTTAAATATTCCACTGCCTCCTCAGATTATGATCTCCGAAGAGCTTTCTGTGCTTCTCAGGTCCAGAATCCATCAACAAGCTGCAGATAATGATCATAAAAAAGACAACTAA
- the LOC133681853 gene encoding amino acid transporter AVT1H — translation MWNQIRKSFRKLLCPESADCLSHRNIQVASESVHGEKLAPQWVTCDACVEENKGCKCDHESTQVLKSAVVNEAGVEHHTDQANSSFAHSVINMIGMLIGLGQLSTPYALENGGWVSAFLLAGLGVICAYTSHLLGKCLAKSPKSRSYTDIGQHAFGSNGRVVAATFIYLEIFMALVSYTISLHDNLITVFAGTQLRLPIWAKLYKSQLLTLIGVLVALPTLWLRDLSSISFLSSGGILMSIVIFTSVTCTAIFQVVKANHSIPALHLHKIPAISGLYIFSYAGHIVFPDLYKSMKDPSKFTMVSIVSFASVTALYASLAFMGARLFGPEVSSQITLSMPRHHIITKIALWATVLTPMTKYALEFAPFAIQLEHNLPNSISSRTKTVIRGAVGSFLLLVILALALSVPYFEHVLSLTGSLVSVSICIVFPCAFYIKLSWAQISKPVLILNVILLAFGLLLGVFGTISSSKLLITSLERAHHT, via the exons ATGTGGAACCAGATACGGAAGTCCTTCAGGAAATTACTCTGCCCTGAATCTGCAGATTGTCTCTCCCATCGGAATATTCAAGTTGCGAGTGAGTCGGTGCATGGTGAGAAATTGGCTCCGCAATGGGTTACTTGTGATGCTTGTGTAGAGGAAAATAAAGGGTGCAAGTGTGATCACGAAAGTACCCAAGTTTTAAAGAGTGCTGTGGTAAACGAGGCAGGAGTTGAGCATCATACTGATCAGGCTAATAGTTCTTTTGCTCATTCTGTCATCAACATGATTGGAATGCTCATTG GGCTTGGGCAGCTATCCACTCCTTATGCTTTAGAAAATGGAGGATGGGTTTCTGCATTCTTGCTGGCTGGACTAGGTGTAATATGTGCATATACATCCCACCTGCTCGGAAAATGCCTTGCTAAGAGTCCCAAGTCAAGGAGCTATACAGATATTGGTCAGCATGCATTTGGCTCCAATGGAAGAGTTGTAGCTGCGACCTTCATTTACTTGGAGATTTTCATGGCCCTAGTCTCCTACACCATATCACTTCATGACAATCTTATAACAGTATTTGCAGGGACACAACTTAGGTTACCAATATGggcaaaattatataaatctcagCTACTAACCTTGATAGGGGTGCTGGTAGCACTTCCTACTCTGTGGCTGAGAGATCTTTCTTCCATATCTTTCCTTTCATCAGGCGGCATTCTCATGTCCATCGTCATCTTCACTTCCGTGACATGCACTGCCATCTTTCAAGTTGTGAAAGCGAATCACAGTATACCCGCGCTCCACCTCCACAAGATTCCTGCCATATCCGGCCTTTACATCTTCAGTTATGCTGGCCACATCGTTTTCCCCGACTTGTATAAATCCATGAAAGATCCATCCAAGTTTACAATG GTATCTATAGTGAGCTTCGCATCGGTGACAGCACTTTACGCGTCACTAGCATTCATGGGTGCCAGACTATTCGGCCCTGAAGTCAGCTCTCAAATAACCCTAAGCATGCCTCGACATCATATCATTACAAAGATTGCATTGTGGGCAACAGTGCTAACACCCATGACCAAATATGCACTCGAATTCGCACCATTCGCCATCCAGCTAGAGCACAACCTTCCTAACTCTATTAGTTCCAGGACTAAGACAGTTATAAGAGGCGCTGTGGGTTCATTTCTGCTACTGGTAATACTAGCTCTAGCACTTTCCGTTCCATATTTTGAGCACGTCCTCAGCCTTACTGGTTCCCTTGTGAGTGTCAGCATTTGCATAGTTTTCCCCTGTGCCTTCTACATCAAGCTTTCATGGGCTCAAATATCTAAGCCTGTTCTAATCCTAAACGTGATCCTTCTTGCTTTTGGGTTACTTCTTGGAGTCTTTGGGACCATATCCTCTTCAAAGTTGCTCATTACAAGTCTAGAAAGAGCACACCATACCTGA
- the LOC133682834 gene encoding aspartic proteinase 39 — protein MLMMMAEAQSCVLLLTMMISFTIVSANNGVFSVKYKYAGLQRSLSDLKAHDDQRQLRILAGVDLPLGGIGRPDILGLYYAKIGIGTPTKDYYVQVDTGSDIMWVNCIQCRECPKTSSLGIDLTLYNINESDTGKLVPCDQEFCYEINGGQLPGCTANMSCPYLEIYGDGSSTAGYFVKDVVQYARVSGDLKTTEANGSVIFGCGARQSGDLGSSNEEALDGILGFGKSNSSMISQLAVTGKVKKIFAHCLDGTNGGGIFVIGHVVQPKVNMTPLIPNQPHYNVNMTAVQVGHEFLSLPTDVFEAGDRKGAIIDSGTTLAYLPEMVYKPLVSKIISQQPDLKVHTVRDEYTCFQYSDSLDDGFPNVTFHFENSVILKVYPHEYLFPFEGLWCIGWQNSGVQSRDRRNMTLLGDLVLSNKLVLYDLENQAIGWTEYNCSSSIQVQDERTGTVHLVGYHYINHARSLNVQWAMLLLLLLSTLLLSLVC, from the exons ATGCTGATGATGATGGCGGAGGCTCAGTCCTGTGTTCTTCTTCTTACGATGATGATTTCTTTCACAATTGTTTCTGCAAACAACGGAGTTTTTAGCGTCAAATACAAATACGCTGGCCTTCAACGTTCTCTCAGTGACCTAAAAGCACACGACGATCAACGACAGCTCCGTATTCTCGCCGGAGTCGATCTTCCCCTCGGCGGCATCGGTCGTCCCGATATCCTCGG GCTATATTATGCTAAGATAGGGATTGGAACTCCGACGAAGGACTACTATGTACAAGTGGATACAGGAAGTGATATTATGTGGGTTAATTGTATTCAATGCAGAGAATGCCCAAAAACTAGCTCTCTTGGT ATTGATCTtactttatataatataaacgaGTCAGACACTGGGAAGCTGGTTCCTTGTGATCAAGAGTTTTGCTATGAGATAAATGGGGGTCAATTACCTGGCTGCACCGCTAATATGTCTTGTCCGTATCTTGAGATTTATGGAGATGGGAGTTCCACTGCTGGTTATTTTGTCAAGGATGTTGTGCAGTATGCTAGAGTTTCTGGTGATCTCAAAACTACTGAAGCAAATGGAAGTGTTATATTTGG GTGTGGTGCTAGACAATCAGGAGATCTAGGGTCATCTAATGAAGAAGCACTTGATGGGATACTTGGTTTTGGAAAATCaaattcgtcgatgatttcacagctGGCAGTAACTGGAAAAGTGAAGAAGATATTTGCGCACTGCTTAGATGGTACAAATGGAGGTGGAATATTTGTTATTGGGCATGTTGTGCAACCAAAAGTTAACATGACTCCTTTGATACCAAATCA GCCCCATTACAATGTCAATATGACGGCAGTTCAAGTTGGTCATGAATTCCTAAGTCTTCCAACAGATGTATTTGAGGCAGGGGACAGAAAGGGTGCTATAATAGACAGTGGTACAACCTTAGCTTATCTTCCAGAAATGGTTTATAAGCCGTTAGTAAGTAAG ATAATCTCTCAGCAACCTGATCTGAAAGTTCATACTGTTCGTGATGAATATACATGTTTCCAGTACTCTGACAG CTTGGATGATGGATTTCCTAATGTCACTTTCCATTTTGAAAACTCAGTTATCTTGAAGGTTTATCCACACGAGTATCTTTTTCCCTTT GAAGGTTTGTGGTGCATTGGATGGCAGAACAGTGGAGTGCAATCGAGGGATAGAAGGAACATGACACTTTTGGGAG ATTTAGTACTTTCAAATAAACTAGTCTTGTATGATCTTGAAAATcaggccattggatggactgaATATAACT GCTCTTCAAGCATCCAAGTGCAGGATGAACGGACTGGAACTGTACATTTAGTAGGCTACCACTATATTAATCATGCTCGCAGTTTGAATGTGCAATGGGctatgttgttgttgctgctgctaaGTACGCTGCTGCTCAGTTTAGTTTGCTGA
- the LOC133681738 gene encoding chitinase-like protein 1 — MMKISIWIILALALVNLALVVNGDDSEKTIVKTVKGKKLCKRGWECLDWSEYCCNQTISDVFQPYQFENLFSNRNSPVAHAVGFWDYRSFILASTSFQHLGFCTTGGKATQMKELAAFLAHVGCKTSCGYGVATGGPLAWGLCYNKEMSPSQSYCDDFYKYTYPCTPGAEYYGRGAIPIFWNYNYGAAGEALKEDLLSHPEYIEQNATLAFKAAMWRWLTPIKKSQPSAHEAFLGKWKPTKNDTLAKRVPGFGTTMNVLYGDQVCGQGDIDAMNNFISHYLYYLDLLGLNREDAGPHEYLTCAEQVAFNPSTASPSASS; from the exons ATGATGAAGATTTCCATCTGGATCATTCTTGCACTTGCTTTGGTTAATTTAGCACTTGTTGTGAACGGAGATGATTCGGAGAAGACAATAGTGAAGACtgtgaaaggaaagaaattgtGTAAAAGAGGATgggagtgcttagactggtccGAGTACTGTTGTAATCAAACAATTTCTGATGTCTTCCAGCCTTACCAGTTTGAGAACCTGTTTTCGAATAGGAATTCTCCTGTGGCACACGCTGTTGGATTCTGGGATTACCGGTCTTTCATTCTTGCTTCCACCAGTTTTCAGCATCTTGGGTTTTGTACCACCGGTGGCAAGGCTACGCAGATGAAGGAGCTTGCTGCTTTCCTTGCTCACGTTGGCTGCAAAACCTCCT GTGGTTATGGAGTCGCTACTGGAGGACCATTGGCCTGGGGTCTTTGCTACAACAAGGAAATGAGTCCTAGCCAGTCATACTGTGATGATTTTTACAAATACACCTATCCTTGTACTCCTGGAGCTGAATACTATGGCCGAGGTGCCATACCAATCTTCTG GAACTATAACTATGGAGCTGCTGGAGAAGCTCTGAAGGAGGATTTGTTGAGCCATCCTGAGTACATAGAACAGAATGCCACCCTTGCCTTCAAGGCTGCAATGTGGAGGTGGTTGACCCCGATAAAGAAATCACAGCCTTCAGCCCATGAAGCCTTTCTTGGCAAATGGAAGCCCACCAAGAATGATACCCTTGCTAAGCGGGTTCCTGGTTTTGGCACGACAATGAATGTTCTCTATGGGGATCAAGTTTGCGGCCAGGGTGATATAGATGCCATGAACAACTTCATCTCCCATTATCTATATTACCTTGACTTGCTGGGTTTGAATAGAGAGGATGCTGGGCCCCATGAATACCTCACCTGTGCCGAGCAGGTTGCATTTAATCCATCTACTGCCAGTCCTTCAGCATCCTCCTGA